From the genome of Oryza glaberrima chromosome 1, OglaRS2, whole genome shotgun sequence:
AGGATCAATCAAGCCATTTCTGTTAGTCTGAACCTATCAGTTTTAAATTATGTTCTTTATTTAATGCTTATTTTTGTATTCCTAAAGCAAATGTAGATAAGAGAAGAATTATGATACCATATCATTGTGATACTTAAGAGAATGTTGTTATATTATGTTTCTATGGATTGAGCACTCACACCGCATTCATAATCCAtttgttcattttattttctcatcgcaaaaaaaaaattacatgttaATATTAAGGTTCTGCACCCACATATCTGTTTGTTTATTCCTGTAGTAAGTcattggagattttttttttctgtagaacTCTCTCTATTCTATCTGTTCCATTGATTGGTAGAGTATGTATGTGTACATATCAACATATGAGTTTATGGGCCTAATGGGCCTCAAAACCATGCACATGCACAAGTACACAGCCTAACAGTTTTTCAAACTAGAGTCTCAGATAATGGTATTGAAGCTTAGTCAACCTTAGTAAAAATGTGGGTTAGATACTTGCATGTTTATGAAAGCTGGAGAAAAATTATGCATACTTTTCATTAATTGACTTTACAAATTacacaaaattcaaaattctgtGGTGGTTCAAATAGTTGTCACAAAGTTGTCGATTCAAAACTAGCAAGCCAACAGAGATGGTTATATTGATTATTGCACACTAACATGGTGGGGACAaacgtgtattttttttttgtaagagGCTCATAACTTATTGCCACGTCAATAAATTCTTGGAGAAGTTCACAATATCAGTAAAATGTTCCTGTTCTTTGCTCAGGGAGTACTCTTAGCCAACTTATAGGTTCTTCTTACAGTGTAATAATTTGAATAGTCTCTCTGCAGCAGCAAGAAGGAATACTggcatatcatttttttttccatgtgcCTTGAACAGCCAATGCTGCTTCAATGTCTCTACATAATCATTCTGTGTCATGCTGTCCTTTTCagtgaaatatatttttttatgcttgTAAGTGTAATCCAGTCCTCAAGCCTTGCAAAACAGGCCAAATGTTGGAAGCCAAAACAATCTTGACTCTTTCATAGTCCATGAGGTCAGCAGCTAGCTGACCAGATTTTTTTTAGTACTAAACCAGAATTTTTAGACATTGTAGGAAGCACCCTAACCTGAATCCTTAATTGTTTATGATGCCATCTTCCTATATGCCAAGACATGTGGAGCTTCAGGGAAGCGGATTAAACAAGGAACCATGGCATCAAGTTATATCACAGCCGGCATTGCCAGGCAATTGACATCTCAGGAAGTACCAAACAAGCATTAGAAGCCAGAATTGGAGTAACAGATAAACTACCCTCTGCAACCAAATCCCATTTGCCTTCCCTGTGGCTCCACCATGTCCAAGCATGGTttcttgttcttcctcctcttctttctgCAATACCTTCACACCATCATCTCTTTGCTTGATTCACCAGGAGGAAGCTTAGCATCACTTCCAGAATGGCAACCCATGCCATGCAATTCTGTATCTGTCAACCCCTTATGCAACTCATACCTCTATGTCACCCCAGAAGGGCGCAATTTGTCCGAAGTAGCCTCTGATTTCAGTGGGAATGCATCTCTTTTCCAGCGCATCATGCGGTTCTCTGGTTCGGAGGACTTGCTGGTGAATGTGccgtgtgtgtgtgaagtgatcAATGCCACCATGACTGGTCTCTTCCATGACACTAACTACAGGGTGAAGGATGGCGATACGGGTGACATTATCAACAGCAAGACTTTCAGTGGGCTCGCGTTGAATGTTGGTGATGGTCAGATCCTGCACAAAGAAGAGAAGTTGATCATTCACCTTCCATGTGGATGCTCCTCGACAGCGCCAGAGGGAGTGTTGTCTTATGCAGTTGAGGATAAAGATACCTTGGGGAACATTGCAAGCTTGTTTGGATCAAGTTCAAAAGATATCTTGGACTTGAACCCTAGTCTCAAAGATCCTAATTTTATAAAGCCAGGGTGGGTTTTGTTTATCCCGATGGGAGTTGCTGGTTCCTCAAACAAGAGTGAGTCACTGTTACTTTTTAACagattcttttatttatttatcttctgAAGTACTGAAAACTGTAATTTAAGACTTTACAAGAACAAGTATATTGCACTACTGGTACCGTTGACATGATATTAGATTTAGTGAACACAATAAGCAGATGGTTTCATGATTGCTATTCAAGTTTACAAACCGAAACTAATTTTCTTTCGATCACAGGATCTCAACTGCTGTGAAACTTGTATGTACTACTTTTTGCTCCTTTCTAACTGGATGCTGAACCTTTGCCTCTCCTTTCTTTGTTTGATGATTTTAGAGGTTCGTGGTTTACCAATCATAATAGCAGCATCCATATCAGCTGCCATGTTGCTCCTATGTGTGTTGACCATCATACTTCGCCTGAAAAGGAGATCTACTCTACCCAGTGTTGAAGCACCAGCGCATAAAATGGAGAAAATTCCCAGTAACACAAGCATTGCTGCACTGGAGAGTCGTTTCTATCCATCCATGAGAATCAATGGTCTTGTTCTTCTACCTTAAATATTATATTCGTGTTTTTACACATCCTTATTAATATTATTGAGTTGATTGGTTGCAGAAATTGATCCGTTCCAAACGGAGAGGCCTGTGATTTTCAGCTTGATAGCAGTTGAAGATGCTACATCTAATTTTGATGAGAAGAGGAAGATTGGTGAGGGAGGATATGGCAGTGTCTACCTCGGTTTCATAGGAACACATGTAAGAAACCTCTAAACTATCTTACAGAGGTTACTATAATCACAAAGCAGTATTAGATGATCATATCCCTATTCGAAATCGTGACCTTCATTGCAGGAAATCGCAGTCAAGAAGATGAAAGCAAGCAAGTCAAAGGAGTTCTTTGCTGAGTTGAAAGTGCTGTGCAAAATACATCACATAAATGTGGTACGTAGTTAGTTACCAGGAGGGAGATACCCTGGGTGATGATTGatggaatgttttttttttttccttcgaaCACATGATTCATGTAATGTGAAGAAAGTTTTTCTTTATCATTTTCAATTCTATTTTACATAGGTTGAATTGATTGGTTATGCTGCTGGGGATGATCATCTGTACCTCGTTTATGAGTATGTCCAGAATGGATCGCTTAGTGAACATCTCCATGATCCTTTGCTGAAAGGTATGTATTAAAATGAGAACCGGCATTTTCTTTTGAGGTAACAATTGTTATATCGATGTTCCAAAAGCAAACTATATATTTGGTGAAACTTACAGAATTATCAATGGAGTAACTGTTTCTCATATTATATGTGTGTTGCCCTTATTTAAGACTTACATGAGCTCTCTTTCATGTGATATTTATAGGCCACCAACCTCTATCATGGACTGCAAGAACACAGATAGCAATGGACTCTGCACGTGGTATTGAATACATCCATGATCATACAAAGACCTGCTATGTGCACCGTGACATCAAGACCAGCAATATTCTGCTAGACAATGGTCTACGAGCTAAAGTGAGCCATGCAAAACCCATCAATTTTCAGGTATGTCTGCTCAGATATTCCATCTGTTTGATTATCTTTTGTTTAACAGGTTGCAGATTTTGGCTTGGTCAAGCTCGTTCAGCGTAGTGACGAAGATGAATGTCTGGCAACTCGTTTGGTTGGAACGCCAGGCTACCTTCCACCAGAGTTAGTTTGATTTACATCTACTTGAGATGATGGTGTTTCACATGTAGTAACACTAATACCAGTAATCCTGCAGATCGGTTCTTGAGCTTCACATGACTACCAAATCCGATGTGTATGCATTCGGAGTAGTTCTTGCAGAGCTTATTACTGGTCTCCGTGCACTTGTACGGGACAACAAGGAAGCTAACAAGACAAAATCTCTAATCTCAATTGTAAGACCTGTTGCAGCCAGTTTTGAATGTTTCAGCAGAATTGTCGTTTCTCTGATTGGCACACTGATCTTTACCCAAGTGTGctcaatatatatttaatgaaatcAAAGGATCAAATTGGCCATTTTGTGAACAGATGAGGAAAGCATTCAAACCAGAAGATCTGGAGAGTTCACTGGAGACAATTGTAGATCCCTACCTGAAGGACAATTACCCCATAGAAGAAGTTTGCAAGGTTAGCAACACTGAAAGTTTGCATTCCGATTGATTCACTGAACATCCCAGTTAATTGACCGatgataagttttttttttgttgtgatttAGTTGGCAAACATTTCGATGTGGTGCCTCAGTGAGGATCCACTGCACCGCCCTGAAATGAGGGAGGTCATGCCAATTTTGGCTCAAATTCATATGGCTTCCATAGAGTGGGAAGCATCACTCGGAGGCGATGGTGAAGTCTTCAGTGGCGTTTCCAATGGTAGATGATGGAGCAGCATTGCTTTGGTAATTGGTACAGAGAAGAATGCACTCCTTGTTTTTTTTGATTTGAAGGAGAGCTATTTGTTGTTGTGCATTTTGGGAATTTATATACTGGGTTCCTCACTAACTGTTGATGTAATATGTTTATATTGGACACTCCCTTTCCAAGCAGTTTCAGTAGCGACCAAATTAGTCATCAAATtctttaaagaacatttgacaaCATAGATTACGATGCCATATATCACTCCAGAAACACACAGGTTAGTTTCTTTATATAATGCACAAAGGTCAGCTACAGGCAGTTCCTCTCTCTCCAATTGATTGAGCAGAAGAAAACACACAACACATAAACTGTTATTGACTATTAAGATAGGTCCATGAGAAAATAATCTGGTCTAGACTTGTGTAGCCTGAACTGGGAGTGTAGCTTCTTCCTTGCTGGCAATTGCTTGTTCAGCTTTCTTGGCCCAAAGAACGCAGTAGAGACCGCCAACCATCACCACTCCACTTATTATGCTGCAGGTGAAAATCCAAATTCATGGTGAATTCCATGacaatttttcatttttaaagaGGTTATGAAAGGGCAAGAAGTGAGCTGATCAGTAGAAAGAGAGGTCATAATACCTTCCCAGGGTGACTGCTTCACCCAAGACAAATGAGGAGAGCACTATTG
Proteins encoded in this window:
- the LOC127784920 gene encoding lysM domain receptor-like kinase 3, with the protein product MSKHGFLFFLLFFLQYLHTIISLLDSPGGSLASLPEWQPMPCNSVSVNPLCNSYLYVTPEGRNLSEVASDFSGNASLFQRIMRFSGSEDLLVNVPCVCEVINATMTGLFHDTNYRVKDGDTGDIINSKTFSGLALNVGDGQILHKEEKLIIHLPCGCSSTAPEGVLSYAVEDKDTLGNIASLFGSSSKDILDLNPSLKDPNFIKPGWVLFIPMGVAGSSNKKVRGLPIIIAASISAAMLLLCVLTIILRLKRRSTLPSVEAPAHKMEKIPSNTSIAALESRFYPSMRINEIDPFQTERPVIFSLIAVEDATSNFDEKRKIGEGGYGSVYLGFIGTHEIAVKKMKASKSKEFFAELKVLCKIHHINVVELIGYAAGDDHLYLVYEYVQNGSLSEHLHDPLLKGHQPLSWTARTQIAMDSARGIEYIHDHTKTCYVHRDIKTSNILLDNGLRAKVADFGLVKLVQRSDEDECLATRLVGTPGYLPPESVLELHMTTKSDVYAFGVVLAELITGLRALVRDNKEANKTKSLISIMRKAFKPEDLESSLETIVDPYLKDNYPIEEVCKLANISMWCLSEDPLHRPEMREVMPILAQIHMASIEWEASLGGDGEVFSGVSNGR